A section of the Carya illinoinensis cultivar Pawnee chromosome 12, C.illinoinensisPawnee_v1, whole genome shotgun sequence genome encodes:
- the LOC122290148 gene encoding zinc finger A20 and AN1 domain-containing stress-associated protein 1, protein MGSEQNDGTSYQPSEPKLCVNNCGFFGNAATMNLCSKCYRDNRIKEEQEASAKVAMEKSFNPKPTRPDNDHLVLPSASSTESLGVGPSSSSSVFSAAADREAQPPKVASRCLICNKKVGLTGFRCKCESTFCGLHRYPEKHDCTFDFKTCGRDAIAKANPVIKADKVDRI, encoded by the coding sequence atgggttCTGAACAGAATGACGGGACGAGCTACCAGCCTTCGGAGCCGAAGCTCTGCGTGAACAACTGCGGCTTCTTCGGCAACGCGGCCACCATGAATCTCTGCTCCAAGTGCTACAGAGATAACCGGATAAAAGAGGAACAAGAGGCTTCGGCGAAAGTCGCTATGGAGAAATCCTTCAACCCCAAGCCGACGCGGCCAGACAATGATCACCTGGTCCTACCTTCTGCTTCTTCCACGGAGAGCCTCGGCGTGGGACCCTCTTCGTCGTCTTCGGTGTTCAGTGCTGCCGCTGACCGTGAAGCGCAGCCGCCAAAGGTGGCGAGCCGGTGTCTTATCTGTAACAAGAAGGTGGGTTTGACTGGGTTTCGGTGCAAGTGCGAGAGTACCTTCTGTGGGCTCCACCGGTACCCGGAGAAGCACGATTGTACGTTCGACTTCAAAACCTGCGGTCGTGACGCCATTGCCAAGGCTAATCCAGTAATCAAGGCCGATAAGGTGGATAGGATCTGA